In Calditrichota bacterium, the genomic stretch ACCGCAAAGGCGCCAAGTTTGCAGAGAAAAACAAAGCCTTCTCTAAAATTCTATTTCACCAATGCCCACGCACAAACATTTTTTGTAATTATTCAGCCTCGAAATCTCTAATACTCAAAGGGCAAAAAAAGAACCGATATATTCCCATCAACAAAGAAAAATTTCAGCAAAAAAATTACAGATACTTCTACACGCATACAAATTTCGGTACGGATCGACTAGTCGCTGAAAAATGGCTGCCACTTTTTTTCTTGCGGCGGATTTTCCAGCAAACTAATGACGACCAGCATGAACACAGACCCGACGAGCGCCGGATAAATTGCCGGCACGCCAAAAAGCAGATCGCCTTGAATTTTTCGGGCAATTTCCCAAATAACGGTAATCCCCATGCCCGTCAAAATCGAAGCCACGCCGGCGTGCGCCGTAGCGCGCTTCCAGAAAAATGTCGCCAACAACGCTGGCGTTAAGCCGGCGCCGTAAATCGTGTACGCGGCATAAGCGGCGTCCAAAATTCGCGGGAAAAATTGCATGAGCAAGTAAGCGGCGACGCCCAAAAAAATGACTGCAATGCGCAAAAAAAGCACCATTTTTTTATCGCTGATATTCGGATCAATAAAGCGCTGGTAAATATCGCGCATGATGTTGGTCGCCGGCACGAGCAAAAAACTGTTAGCCGTAGAAATGATAATGGCGACAATTGCCGCGATTAAAATGCAGCCTACCGCTACCGGAACTCCCTGATATGCCACGAGAACAATGATCTTTCCCGCCTCAGTGGGAGATAAATTTTTGAAAAAACTGCTTCCAATCACCGCCAGACTTTGTAGCGCGACGCCGATGACAATCACGCCAATCACCCAGCCAACAACAGATTTTTTGGCTTCCCCGGGATTTTTTGCCGAATAAAAGCGCTGATACATGTTCCCGTTTCCCAACGCCAGCAATAGCGTGGGAATAAAATATCCCAACGCCTGAATCGTCGTCATGTTGCCCAAAATCGGATTCCGCCGCGCCGGTAAATTTGCCTCGATGTATTCCATGCCACCGACATGGTGAATGAGAAACGGAATCGCCAAAAAGACGCCCAAGATAATCATCATCCCATTAATAATATCAAGATAAGCCACCGACATCATTCCCGCTGTCAGTGTGTACAAAACAACAAAAAATGCCACCAGAAGCATGGCGGTTTGCATGGGAATTTGGCCGGACTGAATGATCGGCAGAAAAAATTTATCTCCGAAAAGTGAAATTTGGTAGTGGGTATCCGGGCTGAACATACCGTTGGAAATAATATTGAGAACCCAGCCGCCTCCGCGAAATTGGTAACTGACGATAGTAACATAAGCGATAATGGTCGTCAAAGTGGCTAACAATCGTGCCCATTTATTGTAGCGCACTTCGAGGATGTCCGGCACTGTGTATTGCCCGAATGTTCGCACTCGTCCGGCGATAAAAAAAACAACAATTATTCCCAACCAGCCGCCTGCGCTGCCAAGCAAAGAGGAATAACCGTGATGATAACTCAAATCCGAAACGCTGAAAATATCGCCTGAACCAATCCAGGTAGCCAAAAGCGTACCGACCAAAATCGGCCAAGTCAGTTTTCTTCCGGCAACCATAAAATCATCCTGGTTCTTCACTCGAAATGAGAAAAAAAGTCCCACGCCAAAAAGAAGAGCAAAATAAACAATTATTACAATGAGATAAATCATAATCACCTAACCGGATGACCATTATTAATATTTCAATTAATTAAATAATGCGAATGACCAGTTAAAATTGAACATAAGTCGCTAATTTATTGTTTTTAAAAGGCTGACGCCTTAACTCCACTCCAATTTAGGAAACTCCAATTTAGGAATTAAGCCGTAAGGCTTTTATTATTTTCATTGCTATTTTACTTAAAATTTTCCAACTGGTCATTCATATTAAATAGCTAAAATATAATTATTTTTCCTAAAAGTCAAGTTGAATTGTGAAATTTCTGCATTAAATTAAAAATCCGATTGCTTCTTGAACAGAGTTTAGCTTCAACACCTTTTTTTTCTGCAAAATGAGTGATGGCAAAATGAATTAACTATTTGCTCATGAAATCCACTTCGATTTTTTAAGCAAAATAGGTAACTATTCAGCCACAAAGGCTCAAAGACTCAAAGTTTAAATTAGCGACAAATTAACAGAAAACGACATTCCACTGTTAGAGAATTCTAAAATATCGAAAAAATTTATTGCCGGTGTTTTCGAAAATTGAGCTGGCAATATTAATCAGGCAAAAGCGAAAAATACTTTTACCTCAGACTTGTAAAACTATCTGATTTTCGGATTCAAACGATCACAACGCATTTGTTTTGGTCAAATTGACTAATTGCAACCTCTGAATGAACATGGGCGCTTGTTCAAAACACATTTTTATTCAAAGCGGTTCCCAAAAAATTATTTTTTTTCTAGCCAACTAAATCTTGGAGCCGTGGCGGCTTCGTGGCTGAATAGTTACCAAAATATAAAGCCACAGCAAAATATCTGATTTTCTGTGGCTTTTAAAAATGGAAGCTATAATAAATCTTTCGGATTAGACTTTCGGCGTTAGTCGCTATCTATTCGTCCAGAGTGCTCAGATCACCGACCTCCTGATTGAGGACTCTCGCCTTTAGCACACGGCGCATAATTTTGCCGCTCCGCGTCTTAGGTAAGCTATCAACAAATGTGATGGACTCGGGTTTAGCAATCGGGCCGATCTCTTTGCTCACGTGCTGTTTTAACTCCTGTTCCAGCTCTTTGCTGGAATTTTCACCAGCGCGCAGAATGACAAAAGTGTGAATAGCATTTCCTTTTAGTTCGTGGGGTAGTGCAATAGCTGCCGCTTCGGAAACTGCCGGATGACTCACCAAAGCACTCTCGATTTCAGCTGAGCCCAGACGGTAACCACTCACTTTGATAACATCATCGATGCGCCCGATAATCCAGACGTAGCCGTCTTTATCGATGCGGGCAGAATCACCGGCTTTGTACCAACCTTGTTTTTCATATTCTTTCCAATAGACCTCCCGAAAACGATCAGGGTCTCCGAAAATTGTCCGCGCCATGCCAGGCCAGGGAGACTTTATCACCAGATTGCCCTCTTCGCCGGGTTTGACCTCTTTGCCTTTTTCGTCAACAACTGCCACTTCATTGCCGAAGAAAGGTTTGGTGGCAGAACCGGGCTTCAATGGCGTAATTGGCAGCGGCGTAATCATAAATCCACCGGACTCTGTCTGCCACCAGGTATCCATGATGGGGCATTTTTCTTTACCGATGACTTGGTAATACCAACGCCAGGCTTCGGGATTAATGGGCTCGCCTACCGATCCCAGCAGCCGCAAACTGCTCAGGTCGTGACGATTGACCCAGGCCTCGCCGAAGCGCATCAGCCCGCGGATTGCCGTCGGTGAAGTGTAAAGAATGGTAATGCCATATTTTTCAATCATCTGCCACCAGCGATTTGGATAGGGATGATTGGGAGCACCCTCATACATCATCACAGTGGCTCCGTTCATCAGCGGTCCGTAAACGATGTAACTGTGTCCGGTAATCCAACCGGGATCGGCGGCACACCACCAGCGATCCTCATCTTTTAAATCAAACACCATACGCAAAGTGGTGGCAGTATAGACCGCATAGCCGCCGTGAGTGTGTAATACACCTTTGGGACGCCCAGTGGTTCCGGAAGTGTAAAGAATGAAAAGCATGTCTTCAGCATCCATGACTTCTGTTTCGCATTTGGGACTGGCAACGGGCATGCACATCAGATCGTGGTACCAAAAATCACGGTCATTTTCCATGTAAACTTCTTTGCCCGTTCTTTTTACAGTAATGCAGACCTCTATGGTGGGAGAGCGTTTCATGGCTTCGTTGGCGATTCCTTTGAGGTCAGTAGTAGAGCCACGTCGGTACCCGCCATCTGCAGTGATGAGAACTTTGCTGTTCGCATCCTCAATTCTTTCAGCTAACGCCTCCACGCTAAATCCACCGTAAACGACACTATGAGCAGCGCCTATTTTAGCACAGGCTAACATGGCAATTGCCAGCTCCGGAATCTGCGGCATGTAAATAGTAACAATTTCACCCTTTTTCACGCCCATACTTTTTAGCACATTGGCAAATTTGGAAACTTCACGATTCAAAGCATGATAAGAAAAAGTGCGCACGTCGCCTGGCTCACCTTCCCAAATCAGGGCTAATTTATTTTTGCGCCAGGTTTTAAGATGGCGGTCAATTGCATT encodes the following:
- a CDS encoding sodium:solute symporter family protein produces the protein MIYLIVIIVYFALLFGVGLFFSFRVKNQDDFMVAGRKLTWPILVGTLLATWIGSGDIFSVSDLSYHHGYSSLLGSAGGWLGIIVVFFIAGRVRTFGQYTVPDILEVRYNKWARLLATLTTIIAYVTIVSYQFRGGGWVLNIISNGMFSPDTHYQISLFGDKFFLPIIQSGQIPMQTAMLLVAFFVVLYTLTAGMMSVAYLDIINGMMIILGVFLAIPFLIHHVGGMEYIEANLPARRNPILGNMTTIQALGYFIPTLLLALGNGNMYQRFYSAKNPGEAKKSVVGWVIGVIVIGVALQSLAVIGSSFFKNLSPTEAGKIIVLVAYQGVPVAVGCILIAAIVAIIISTANSFLLVPATNIMRDIYQRFIDPNISDKKMVLFLRIAVIFLGVAAYLLMQFFPRILDAAYAAYTIYGAGLTPALLATFFWKRATAHAGVASILTGMGITVIWEIARKIQGDLLFGVPAIYPALVGSVFMLVVISLLENPPQEKKWQPFFSD
- the acs gene encoding acetate--CoA ligase — protein: MKEKNEKTVVMESEIYNPHEEIVKNANVKEYEKLYQRSIEDREGFWSEQAEYLEWFKKWDKVLDDSNKPFYKWFVGGEINIVHNAIDRHLKTWRKNKLALIWEGEPGDVRTFSYHALNREVSKFANVLKSMGVKKGEIVTIYMPQIPELAIAMLACAKIGAAHSVVYGGFSVEALAERIEDANSKVLITADGGYRRGSTTDLKGIANEAMKRSPTIEVCITVKRTGKEVYMENDRDFWYHDLMCMPVASPKCETEVMDAEDMLFILYTSGTTGRPKGVLHTHGGYAVYTATTLRMVFDLKDEDRWWCAADPGWITGHSYIVYGPLMNGATVMMYEGAPNHPYPNRWWQMIEKYGITILYTSPTAIRGLMRFGEAWVNRHDLSSLRLLGSVGEPINPEAWRWYYQVIGKEKCPIMDTWWQTESGGFMITPLPITPLKPGSATKPFFGNEVAVVDEKGKEVKPGEEGNLVIKSPWPGMARTIFGDPDRFREVYWKEYEKQGWYKAGDSARIDKDGYVWIIGRIDDVIKVSGYRLGSAEIESALVSHPAVSEAAAIALPHELKGNAIHTFVILRAGENSSKELEQELKQHVSKEIGPIAKPESITFVDSLPKTRSGKIMRRVLKARVLNQEVGDLSTLDE